The sequence ACTTCCAGCAAGAGGCTTCTCCCGTTCATCCCAAATCGTAACTCCGTCACATGCACATATCTTTTTGTAGTTTTCGAAAATTCCAGCCGATCTTGCTATGATTCCACATGACAGTCTTTTATCCTCGCTTACTTCTGTTATCACAACTGATCTTCCAATGATATCCCAAACCGCTAGCCGGTCGTTAACGAACCGAATCGTGGCTCGACCATTTTCGTCCGACTCGATATCATTGGAATCGTAGACAACACCTACGGAGGCGCATCCCGCTGAAATATCCCCGCACTCGTGTACATTCAGCATGTAGGGTCGACTTGCTTCCAGCCCATCTATCACACCATCTACGACGGCTCCCTTCTGGTTATCTGCCAAAGCACAAAACCGGACCACTCCTTGAACTTTACTCGATTCGTTTCCATGGGCTACAATCGCAACAGCAGACTGACCTGAACAAATTAAAATCAGGTTCTCAGGTTATCAATCTGctcattttccacttccccaCTACAAATCTTACCTCCGAAACCAGATAGTACCGCTCGCCTTCCGGTTCCTTCGATAAGCCGTTGAATCTCAATCCATGGAAGAGTGGTCTGCACCAGAACGCTGCCTTTGGCAAGATCTATATCCACTTCTCCCAAACCATCTAGGGCAGTCCGGATTTTATCTGCGCACTTGATGCCGGATATCTGAACAGCGAATTCGATCTGCGCTCGTTGAAGGCAATCAAACGGGATGAGTTTTTATgataggaaattccttgaatacATTACCTTTATGCTACTTCGATCAGTCATTTTTTGCTGTCTGAATATAAGTTGCCTGAAAAAATCGAAGAACATCAGACAGGAGCAGTTGGATTCAATTTCCAATAAATTTGATTGCTGAATCACGGTGGCTTATCTGTTTCTGATCTGTTTCCTCTTTGCctcttttgtttattttttttgttccatCAAATTTTTTTAAGGCACCAGCAATACACCGTACCGCGTTACACCGCTGCTTTGCTTGTCGGATCGAGGCTGTCGGaggaatagggcactgcacagaAACATCCCTTTtgctctttcgttcttcataaccCGCATGGAAGGATATCTAACAGCGAACAGGAATCTACCTCATCAGGACGCCAACCCTTTGAATGTGTCACGGGTTTCaactacagtatccccccgcttatccggacctcgctagtccgacgactcgttagtccggatcttgctaattcggaattttccggattaaaaagtatcaacacccattgaaacacattatgctgtcagtattcaaatttgtgctgtgattttgttttggttcatttgtatggatttgacagtcggattaacgagagaaaccccgatagtccggccatacatttgtcggatcagcgggggtatactgtagtTCGAATCTCAACTATGCATTTCAACTgtgaatttgaaaatatttcgctCAGTAACACGTTGACATTTAATTGATTTTGCCCAAACGGGAGAATTTCGCTTGTGCATTTCGCAACGGCTTTCGACGCCATCTTTTTCTTTTGTAGTCTGCTTTCACTCGTGCACACACGTGGTTCGGTCGGCTCGGgtacatcaatttttaataaaatttcggCTGATGAAATAAGAAAACAAGGAATTGTCTGACCATGTCCATGTCGGGAGTGTTCGATTTACAAAACACACCAGTACCGCAATGATCGCGAGTGATACGCCGCTGTCGGAATTTCGACCTACTTTGTAGTCGATGGATGAATTGAAATATCCGGTGAGCACCGTCACGAAACGGAAGCGGTACAGGAGCAAAGGACCGGCAGCCGAATGTTCCGGTCTACGGACAAACAAAAAGGtaatttattttgtagtttctCTGGCGAATGTCAATATTTCATTTCTCCGtatttttattcgatttgtttcaGTTTTCCGTATTGTGCCCAATTTTTCCGTCTTATTGCCCTACATAACATAGATAGAGGCAGAAGTCTGTGTCCCAATGCGAATTAATCCGCTGTCCACATCCACGCAAAACCCCGTCACTCACCTGCAGACTGACAAGAACGCCGAAATGGAACGGATAAAATGCGGACCATGGGAATTACTTAAATCGGTAGACTGTCTGCAAAAGGAATGGCCAGGGTTAttgcccggataaaaatgtacaattggttcaatagtgtaaacaattgtaTTACCATACcatgtacggtatacaataggatacattgtttATTGAgggttgcacagattgtatcaacactgaggatacaatacatcaacatatttctctaatgtaacaatacttgcaattgtttttgaaacgttttcgtacataagattcatacattgataacttttgaaatgtttcattacattgcatataaactatTTAACAATATTTGGCTCATAGCGACAAACATgcattttttccctttaaattgcattgttgagcagtaaagctgtcacaactgagaaatcaaaaatcgtattgttttactatacaaatacaatacaatccattgtattttgaacagatttgttcggatatttcaacaatatattaaccatacactctattgtgtgacgaaaaaaatgtatggaaaaatctcagattttgtatagttacgatacttaacaacccgtacattctattgcgaaaacttcatttacatttgaataaatggttcataacaatgcattcaaatgtatttctatggtttcatttacaatataatctatcgccaatttaatgttattaatagtagtgttacaataaattgtactgttattctactgtattttttattcgggtggcGCTGCATTCAATTCAAGAATCGTCGGGCGGATCAATGCGTGAAACTTTCTTGGTTATTAGACTGCATGACTACGATGATCCGCCAGACGCACCTGCATGCCGCATTGCAAGGAGAGTCGGGAAAACTCCTGCTGggcctatccagctttccacgctcggtaatggcggcttgtcggtgtgtaaaaatcaatcagtcactgtactgtttgacactagctggaggaaaactcactggcgaaaaggccttttttctcttcccctcacccaggaacgccagtgagctttcctccagctagtgtcaaacagtacagtgaccgattgatttttacacagcagcaagccgccattaccgagcgtggaaagctggatatatcCACCCGGTGTTACCAGCGGCCGGTATAATGCCCGACGTTCCGGTTCGGTGTCACCGAACTAAAGACGATACACACGTCGTGCAGCATCAGAAGAACGTCGCAGCACATCTTTTTGGCTATGGACTAGTccataccattattttattattaataaacataaaaatgtaaaataaaaaaagtacactggattttgtttttacgcgatttacattttctcaattttccactcatcctaaatgtttaacgtatattaattatcatgtgatttttctttgatttattctggatttttagAAACATGTAGCGAAGagattggtggcaaattgaagtcacacgatcaaaaatacgagcgaaaaaaaatcgtgtaaaaacaaaatcctgtgtattctgAACTTTCCACACAGCTACTTTATTTTACCGAAGTCGGtaaaaatttactgagtttttgGACTACGGATCGCCCAGTAATTTCAACAGCAATATTTTACATTACCGAGTTGTCAGCATAAACGAGATATGTCAAAATAACATTAAAATCGGTAATAAAGGTAGTTTGTTTATGTGAACATAACTGAGTTAGTCAGTAAATGAGGATTTattttttgggaaatatttTACTGATTGGACAGTATATCTAATCAATGAACCTTCGCATGAAATATAAGTATTTATTATGGACAAATTTCAGGGGTTTTGTGATAAATTCTGCTagatttttaaaggaaaatacgacggggtcgtacacttattacgtaagcaatttttctgggttttccgaaccccctccccccatgtaagatttttttcatacaaatgaatttttatttatatggagcgtaagatattgtctgacccccctccccccataagtgcttacgtaatatgtgtacggccccttactaCTATACTTTTCGATATTCATTTCGAATTGATACAGATACAATACAGTCAGACAATGTATTTACCGTGCGTGGCTTCTACATTGCATTACTACAACAATGAGGAAACGGGTTGTTTTAAGACACAGAAACGGGCTCCGCCCGTAACTTCATTAACGTTCACCGATGATAATGTTCTGTGGCTGCATCAATTGGATGTTCTCCGGGTTCGTGACGTCGAAAGTTCTAATCCCGCTGACGCTGCGCTTCAAACCGGTGGGGTATAGAACTAGCCTTGCCTGGGTAACATCCGCGTCGTGGTTCCTTTTGAACATGTTCGGCCTAAGAAGCATCTACACACTGGTTGTGGGGAGAACAAAGCCGCTGATCAGAGGCAAACTATGCAATACCATTATGTCGGAAGCAGCGGTAACCTTGCCGCCGGATCCCATAGCCGCCTTCAAAGCAGAGTGGGAAACGCTCAAAATCACCGAGTCCAGAATGCCCTAACGAACTTTGAAACCGGGATGCTGATGGCGGCCAGTGGCGGACCCCGTCGGATGCTGTCTATCACAGCCGAGAGGAGGCAGGAATCGCAACCAAATAAATATAGTTGTTTTATTCGTTAGCGATTATTTTGCACTTTAGACTTGAGACTTTAGAAACTTGTGCccgacaaaatattttttttcaaaatggtaaataaacaataacaaaGGGCTCTACAATAGCGTTCAGTATTTTTCTATTAACTAGTCggtaaattttaatgttttaccGGTGGTGCTGTTTTGATTTGTGCCGACTTTTTGTACAGTTCAGCAATTTACGGATTTAATGATTTGTTCAGTAAAAATAAGTAAACGTCAGAACGATaagcatattttttttaccgaaactCGGAAATTTATTACTGACAATCATTGGAGGTCCACTAAAAAACAGTATTTcagtaaaaaagaaattttgcaGTTGAAACTCAGTAAACAAAATACCGAACGTTGAAATGCTGTTTAAGTGTGGCAGCTTTTACATGTTAGATATgtcaacaaaccgaaaattccaagaaaaaaagaatgatacactgacaaaaatccaatcatatccattatgtgtggcacacataaattttgactatagcatttcccacataacggctatgtgaattcgcatagcatatatgtggaaagacacataaccgttattaactaataaactttatgtggattctcctatagcgggtggttattaacgcacacataaaatttatttggaaatttctttaaatttttgccaataaaaatgtgtggatttttattagtgtaggaAGAAGAAGTATCTATTCAGGTACCCATGTCTCCATTATATCTAGCAAAAATCTACTAGAATGGTGGTACCCATGTCTAAGAGATGTCTAAGAAGTATCGAAGAGATTCTATCTGTCAAGTCCCTATCGGTTCAAACGGTTCATTCGccgtaaatttgaggtagaaacggttgttgcatttgaggcggatttgaggtctgacaggttctagacatcgaagaaaaatatctaggagactacttttttttgtctcagagatatcacggGCGACATCTAGGAGATCTTTCCGAGCGGGaagttttgacgtttactggccttgttgttttctaatttctttgcagtgagaaagagacaaagcagtccgtgcagtgccctatacggCACTCGGGTACTgaacggaaacatctctttctctttcgttcctcataaattttgacgtttactggccttgttgttttctaatttctttgcagcgagaaagagacaaagcagtctgtgcaggatgcatttattggggggtgttcagccatcttggatttttgtatgcggaatttatgctcgtttgtttacgttttgcactgaaaatgtatgtttccccccgggctggttattcccatctactgacgaagtcggatatcctgtacataaaaaaatcttgagtcCGTGCACGGattgctttgtctctttctcgctgcaaagaaattagaaaacaacaaggccagtaaacgtcaaaatttattaggaacgaaagagaaagagctaatattagaaacttttcactcaaatcgggggtttagtgcgggaacccaaaattacgtaaatttttcttgaaattaagtaaaatttacttaatattaagtcaaatatacttaattttgaatagaaACTAAATTTCActtaacttttgtaaacatgagattacttaaCGTTGGGTTCCCGTTCCCACACTTTACTGCGCcgttgttgagtggttttgctcttcattttatgacaacaaaggaaaGAGAgaaggagatgcaagagaatCTCTTTATCTGATAAAAGTActtaaaattaggaacttttttctaaccgtgtatgggaaaaaaagagacggcaatacaaaactactcattattgagtagaaaaaaatgAGCGTTTGTATAACCTCGCACTGATGCGCCGTGGAACTGATCGACGATTtgatgcgatttttttttattttcgtgttTTTATTGTCAGTCTGATTGACCCGAGAGACGATCAAAATAGTGAGaagattgaaatttaaatttgcaAACTTTGATCGGAATTTCGTGAAATCCGGCTCAGCCGGTATTATTATATATTGTTTATGAAATACAAATTCATCAGGAGTTTTGAAGTGTGATAAAATCGTCAAATTGTGCATTGTTTTTTGGATTATTTCGTTTCAAAAAAGTTTCCATTGAAGACTGAATTTTGGGGCACATCCCGAGTGGCAAAGTTGGAGCCCCATCTTTTTTCCACACCAAAAAAAGTGTTAACATGGATTGAGTGAAAGATAGAAAGCTAATCTGTAAAGGAACAGAGGCTCAGTTTTACCAGCTGGAAAAATTTAAACCATGGAAAATGATAATGCGACCAGTGGGGATGGTAATCATTCACAGGCCAAGAAAACAAAACTGTCGGATGACCATAACAAGACAGAAATAGTGTCCACGGAGGCGGTAGCGGATGTAACAAAAGAGGATGATGCTTCATTATCGCTGCCATCTTCGTCCGGAATGGTGTTTACGGTAGAAGGCGATGGGTATGTGTTtcatttcaatacttttttgaATGTCTACGCTAAGAATTCTTTTTGCTCCAAGGCAAATATCCTAATGAAGGTAGTAATTATATGTAATTGGACCCTACACAATCACAATAATATTTATGATTTTTACAACACATTAGATAACATATTCGCTTTACATAAGATTGCTGTTTTGATTATATATGTAAACCTTAAAACAATGTACGTGGCATTTCTTTCTGTGTTCCTTTTGAATATATCTTGGGGCTTGGGATAGGTGATTTTGAACTTACTTATGCGTCGCAACAACATAATCAACTCAACTGTCCTGTCTGTGCCTGTCCTGTGCCAGGTAGGTCACCAGCATCTTGGCATGGTCATCCTAGGGTCAGACGTATCATACAAGTTATTCAAACGGCCTTCCAAAGTATGCAATCAAACAAAGCTCCAGGGATCGATCGTATAGAGGCATACATAACATTTTTTGCCTACATGTTCAAAAACTGACCCCATGACTACCGTTCCTCATCGTaatttagacctgtgcgccgaagtatttatgaacggcggcggcgtaaggccatttttacaccggcggcgtcacgccgtaagcaatgttcggcggcggcggcggcggcgtgaatcggcgtgaatgattttaagctgagaaaaaaaaatcacgcagcaagtattgtattattgtattttaGGTTTTTGTACAATTTCTAGTTACAGATAGACTGATAGGGTGAACATGCTtatagctatagcttgtatctccacagcaaaagtttacattacatgCTCCACTAGGATATTGCCGCACAACAGCACATAAATTCAGTGGAAAGTACCtcagatataaatccagaaattcgtttggaaattcctcaagatattcctcagaaaattcgaaaaaggaattcggtgaattaatttagaattaccctatgaattccttcagaactttctccaagaattcccttgaacatttttttgggtattgcttcggaaattctttccaaaatttattcaaaagcttctttaggaatttccttggaaattactttaggcattgcttcggaaattcctttacggagtcttttgggaatttcttcggaaattcattcgaaaactttttaagaatatcttcggaaattcctttaaccttccgggactcgcttagTCCTGAATCACTCACGTAGTTTCGCCTCCGTTGAGTACGACAAGCGAGCTTTTTTAGgtagtgttgtactttttacaacggcacGAGTCCTCGAGGgttaagaattctttagaaaatacccatggaaaatccttcatgaatttccatcggaatgcCTACGGACACTGTTTGAGGAATGCATCCGGAAATCCCATTAGGAGAAagccttcggattttttttagtttttagttttttttaattctttcaagaaattctttttggagtttctaatagaaattcttccagtaatatcttaaagaattttttcggaaactctaagaagatatttttggtattctttcgaaatttccgtgtggaattcatttagaactttctccagaaattctttctgaatttcctataagaattccttcgaacattcttccggaaattcctttagcaactcttccagaaattcctgtagaacttagaaaatttcttttaaaattcctttaagaattctttcgagaatatCTTCAGACATTCTTTTGGGAAATATTCTAAAATTTGGTTTGTAagttcctttaatttttttgaacctatgtttaagtgtttttttttaattgaaaataagtttaacgcTCAAagacctttggaaatttcttcgaaagttcctttataaattcctccaaatgagaattctttccggaattattcTTGTATGAATTTTGTATAGTTTATTAAAGGAATTTACTTAGGaccacctggaggaatttctgaaaaaaaataactcctggaggaatttccgattcatttcttgaaagaataaccgaaagagaacctgaaaagatCTTCTAACtgtatttttaaatgaatttcaaagcgGTGAaccagggctgaaaacctctataataaattttgtttgacttttatcggctctttcagtcatATAAGTATCACGAAAGTATCACATcaactctataataaagaataaaaaaaaaatgaatttctgaaggaatatccgaaagaattctgaaagtaatttacgaagaaatgttTAATAGATTTACCGAACAAATAGCTATTGGTATGTACtcagaaattcctatagttctccaggaatttcttcaaaagtccggacagtagtaaaacaaactcagttttggcTCAGTCTAGAATCAAGaatacatgccaagaaaaactcccaaaatatcgagattacaaatattcggatattctcaagaattctatGAGAATTTCCCGCATGAgttccttagaaaatttctacagattttttttcataaatatctTAAGTGATTCCCtaggaaaaatattcaggagttaattcggtaagtcatcaagaaactcattttAAAATACCTTAAAAACTCCGACAGCAATCcgatcaagaatttcttcaacaagTCATTTAAAaacctccacaaatgaaaccaggtttttcttttaaatttccctaggaattgcttcggaacttcttaggaCCCTTAGATATTTCTTAAGGAACTCTTCAAAGAAGCCATCCCTgagaaagctcaaaaaggattgcgaatctatttattagtctgttggattacattgctgaaaggagattctctctatcccgcgggcttcgcgtaagtgtctctggcTACGGGTCCGTCACCTCCGTTTCTTGCCCTTCGCACagaagtgcattgaaagcagaattgtaattaaattcgattgtgctattgggtggagccgcatgcagagcaagactcaagccagggtGATGGATAaccacatacacacatacttttaaaaatttctacaaaattcattcggaacttattttaacaattccactggATTTTTTTCAGGTATTTTTTAAGACgttccattccctcggaaattaatctagtaattccttcggaatttccaacaccatttccttccaaaactgTAGGACGAATTTTAAGATATCTCCGGtcgaattcctagagcaatttccaaaggatctcctaaaggaatttctgacatacttaaatttcttaaacaatttctttggacattcctcgtaGAATTCTTTCATGATTTTCTAcagagattccttcagaaaattctccagaaattacaacagagataaattcagaaattcctcaaggctctaagaattttcctcagatatttcttcagaacttcctccaggacttactggaaattatttcaagaaaaccaagaaatttctttgggaattgtttatcgaaatcaatcgaaactatttttttcagaggcgtcgcgtgatcaattcttcaacctgtgcactattttaatatttcgagaaaaaaaacataaaaggtATCTGAAATGACAAACGAGTTATTTTCCAGCGCGTTTCTCAATAAGTTTTGCTTATTTTGTTGCATCTAACTGGTTCTTAGCTacttcttattttctgaattcactcaaactaaactaagcttaaaagtgatagttcgtaaaattaaaaattactatcACCAGAATCGTTTTCAATGTGACAATTAAGACATACATCTATTCGGAAATTATTGAGCTGGCACTTTCAAATCTTGAATTATTTCGTAAAATAAGACGAAGTTTTAAATAGAGAAAAGGAAATTGGACTATATCAATCATGCAAAGTTACTAATAATAACTTGAATTAGCATGTCacatcagaaaaaaaaagtctatACAATAAACAATGGAGTTCATAGCTTTAACACttctcaattaataattattctatttacaatttattCCGTCCATCAGCTTGGATATTTCCTCATaaaaaatttcttaaatttgTGTGGACCATTGATTGACATTTGCCGTACCCCCCTCCCTAACTAAATAtattagatttctcgaaaaaaatccttcagaaataaatttctttgaaaatgttgacCCGTTTCATTTTCGGTAATTCTGTTTTTCATCAGAAGATTAAATGTCTGCTTACATTATGTTAATATTGTCGGATACTTCAATGTCGAATATAATAAGCGTATTTGTAAACAGGCTTTACTGCAAACGCTtattaggctgtgaaccattccaccgattcgtttaacttttagttaaaatttgacagttcgatggttatttcgccgtggttaaaaataaccctgctccggagcatggttagatttgacagttcgatagttaaactttgttcgcgagaaaattggcgccaaatccatttcgttccgaataactatcaatctgtcagaactcaaatgggtcggcttcagagtaaaattttaaccacgatgggaaaataaccatcgaagtgtcaaattttaactaaaagttaaacgaatcggtggaatggttcacagccttagagATGAAAATTTCTGTTTAAATTGAGCTAATGTCGAGCTAGTATTATCGGACAGTATTTTGTCGCCAGGATTAGTGGATATGTAAACTGGCCATCGCAttcaatatcaaatatcaaaagtGCTTTTGCTTCGCGGTGCTTATTCAACGCGGAACTTTCGTTATGGAACGCTTTGAGGGAGCAGAAATGCGCGCGCTTTACTCTTCTCTTTCGATTTTGTTCCGATTGCGCTCTCTTCACCGaatcgcgcatgcgctgtttgaaggGGTTCTTGAtaggcaccaaaccgtgcactgcaAGCGAAGAACGCTTTGAttacctatacatcgccgattgcggttacagcagatgatccacacatacaaaataattcGTGTATGATGCATGATAAAGCGTTGTCGGCTGGAAGTTCCGTGTTGAATCAACATGTGGTGTCGGTGGGTCGGTTCGGTATCGTAAAGAAAAATATAACGCGCCCCCATCGCAGCAATTGGTTGCCTCACATTACATGCCGCCTATAAAAAAAGCATGCATATTTTCCG comes from Armigeres subalbatus isolate Guangzhou_Male chromosome 2, GZ_Asu_2, whole genome shotgun sequence and encodes:
- the LOC134210640 gene encoding copper chaperone for superoxide dismutase, whose translation is MFFDFFRQLIFRQQKMTDRSSIKIEFAVQISGIKCADKIRTALDGLGEVDIDLAKGSVLVQTTLPWIEIQRLIEGTGRRAVLSGFGGQSAVAIVAHGNESSKVQGVVRFCALADNQKGAVVDGVIDGLEASRPYMLNVHECGDISAGCASVGVVYDSNDIESDENGRATIRFVNDRLAVWDIIGRSVVITEVSEDKRLSCGIIARSAGIFENYKKICACDGVTIWDEREKPLAGSKRRDNSQL